A genomic segment from Myxococcus stipitatus encodes:
- a CDS encoding DUF3943 domain-containing protein — MEEEPPHPEDAPTVESAREEPPEAHPWLALGEVTAINLAVWLYDRTIGQKEWSRVTVDSWARNLRTGFVWDADDFSANQFAHPYHGGLYYTAARDNGLPFVACLPFTLLGSAQWELFAETEPPSTNDLINTSIGGMAMGEVLYRLSSMVLDTEATGSERFARELLGAALSPVRGFNRLVRGDSFRQEPRPADWTPREFAGWGTLGYLNLGNGNLLREPKNQFFAQLSLRYGNAFTGDLRHPFDAFEGHVQFTTRENSLISHARLSGVLVAQSLRRSDTDSLRLGLFQQLSYVDTLAYEVGGQSLAAVLMQQHQLSRHTLLKSSLGLEGHILMGISSEHSGSEGRNYDYGPGVGLEARLIYGRESWDIITLELGVARVVILDGSGGTHQVHTGRLLMDFPVVDRLGLGTELNVFQRFSRFDHFPDVKKETYELRVFLSIH; from the coding sequence GTGGAGGAGGAGCCTCCCCATCCCGAGGACGCGCCCACCGTCGAGTCCGCGAGGGAGGAGCCACCCGAAGCCCACCCCTGGCTCGCGCTGGGCGAGGTCACCGCCATCAACCTCGCCGTCTGGCTCTACGACCGGACCATCGGCCAGAAGGAGTGGTCCCGCGTCACCGTCGACTCGTGGGCCCGCAACCTGCGCACGGGCTTCGTCTGGGACGCGGATGACTTCTCCGCCAACCAGTTCGCGCACCCGTACCACGGCGGCCTCTACTACACGGCCGCGCGCGACAACGGGCTGCCCTTCGTGGCGTGCCTGCCCTTCACGCTGTTGGGAAGCGCGCAGTGGGAGCTGTTCGCGGAGACGGAGCCCCCCTCCACCAACGACCTCATCAACACCTCCATCGGCGGCATGGCCATGGGCGAGGTGCTGTACCGGCTGTCCAGCATGGTGCTCGACACGGAGGCCACCGGGAGCGAACGCTTCGCGCGCGAGCTGCTGGGGGCGGCGCTCAGCCCCGTGCGCGGCTTCAACCGGCTGGTGCGCGGCGACTCCTTCCGCCAGGAGCCTCGGCCCGCGGACTGGACGCCCCGGGAGTTCGCCGGCTGGGGCACCCTGGGCTACCTCAACCTGGGCAACGGCAATCTCCTGCGCGAACCCAAGAACCAGTTCTTCGCCCAGCTCTCCCTGCGCTACGGCAACGCCTTCACCGGGGACCTCCGCCACCCGTTCGACGCGTTCGAGGGACACGTCCAGTTCACCACCCGCGAGAACAGCCTCATCAGCCACGCCCGGTTGTCGGGGGTGCTGGTGGCGCAATCCCTGCGGCGGTCCGACACGGACAGCCTGCGGCTGGGGCTCTTCCAGCAACTCAGTTACGTGGACACGCTCGCCTACGAGGTGGGCGGCCAATCCCTGGCGGCCGTCCTCATGCAGCAGCATCAGCTGTCCCGCCACACCCTGCTGAAGTCCTCGCTCGGGCTGGAGGGACACATCCTCATGGGCATCTCCAGCGAGCACTCCGGCAGCGAGGGGCGCAACTACGACTACGGCCCCGGCGTGGGGCTGGAGGCGCGGCTCATCTACGGGCGGGAGTCCTGGGACATCATCACCCTCGAGCTCGGCGTGGCGCGCGTGGTCATCCTGGACGGCTCCGGCGGCACGCACCAGGTGCACACCGGGCGGCTGCTGATGGACTTCCCCGTGGTCGACCGGCTGGGCCTCGGCACGGAGCTGAACGTCTTCCAGCGCTTCAGCCGCTTCGACCACTTCCCGGACGTGAAGAAGGAGACCTACGAGCTGCGCGTCTTCCTCTCCATCCATTGA
- a CDS encoding right-handed parallel beta-helix repeat-containing protein yields the protein MGRGIGRGRLGIVLLWTLCAQAPAWAATPPARKVGASFVAVDLSRPAPGRPRHFTREWFVSPTGSDQAPGTKQAPFRTIGRAVRSAGPGEAIRVAAGEYAEGIVIDGAVRAGREDAPITLLGEGQPRIVPAKGGGTLVQVRKPHWIVEGFDLDVRGEPRFAVLFAGDTRGAVLASCHIHHGSLGAGVATFGGASDVLITNNHIHHFHRKPRGDSHGVVVQATSRDITVRGNDIHDNSGDSVQCLLPDEPGEAPARGLVIEDNLLHDNVENAVDIKTCRDVVIRRNTMHGFRKSPTSAGEAVVIHYSARDVRVEDNLVYDAGRGIAVGGSREADQPSPVQVVVRGNVIHDITRAGGSDGAGIRVENSRDVRVEGNTIDRTEGYGMMLGLGSNGAPSEDLTVRGNVIQGRHLVRLGQHRPGLKMGRNQYGPGGLFKVDPEETTSIAGWKKASGVDQESTELR from the coding sequence ATGGGGCGTGGCATCGGACGTGGGCGGCTGGGCATCGTTCTCTTGTGGACGCTGTGTGCCCAGGCACCGGCCTGGGCCGCCACCCCGCCTGCCCGGAAGGTGGGCGCCAGCTTCGTGGCGGTGGACCTGTCCCGCCCCGCCCCCGGACGCCCACGACACTTCACGCGCGAGTGGTTCGTGAGCCCCACCGGCTCGGACCAGGCGCCAGGCACGAAGCAGGCCCCGTTCCGCACCATCGGCCGCGCGGTGCGGTCGGCGGGTCCTGGCGAGGCCATCCGCGTCGCCGCGGGTGAGTACGCCGAGGGCATCGTCATCGACGGCGCGGTGAGGGCCGGGCGCGAGGACGCCCCCATCACCCTGCTGGGCGAGGGCCAGCCGCGCATCGTCCCGGCGAAGGGCGGAGGCACGCTGGTGCAGGTGCGCAAACCCCATTGGATTGTCGAGGGCTTCGACCTGGATGTGCGCGGGGAGCCGCGCTTCGCCGTCCTCTTCGCGGGCGACACGCGAGGCGCGGTGCTCGCCAGCTGCCACATCCACCACGGCTCGCTGGGCGCCGGGGTCGCGACGTTCGGCGGCGCCAGCGACGTGCTCATCACGAACAACCACATCCACCACTTCCACCGCAAACCCCGAGGCGACTCGCACGGCGTCGTCGTCCAGGCCACGTCGCGCGACATCACCGTGCGCGGCAACGACATCCACGACAACTCGGGTGACTCCGTGCAGTGCCTGTTGCCCGACGAGCCAGGGGAGGCCCCCGCGCGCGGCCTCGTCATCGAGGACAACCTGCTGCACGACAACGTCGAGAACGCCGTGGACATCAAGACGTGCCGGGACGTCGTCATCCGGCGCAACACGATGCATGGCTTCCGCAAGTCCCCCACGTCCGCGGGCGAGGCCGTGGTCATCCACTACTCCGCGCGCGACGTGCGGGTGGAGGACAACCTCGTCTACGACGCGGGCCGGGGCATCGCCGTGGGCGGCTCGCGCGAGGCGGACCAGCCCAGCCCCGTCCAGGTGGTGGTGCGCGGCAACGTCATCCACGACATCACCCGCGCGGGCGGCAGCGACGGCGCGGGCATCCGCGTGGAGAACTCGCGCGACGTGCGGGTGGAGGGCAACACCATCGACCGGACGGAGGGCTACGGGATGATGCTCGGCCTGGGCTCCAACGGCGCGCCCAGCGAGGACCTGACGGTGCGTGGCAACGTCATCCAGGGGCGCCACCTGGTGCGCCTGGGCCAGCACCGCCCGGGGTTGAAGATGGGCCGCAACCAGTACGGCCCGGGCGGCCTCTTCAAGGTGGACCCGGAGGAGACCACCAGCATCGCCGGCTGGAAGAAGGCCAGCGGCGTCGACCAGGAGTCCACCGAGCTGCGCTGA